CCCTGTTGTTTATATCCTCCGCTATTGAAGCTAACTCCTCTATTGCGTCCTGAGTAAATTCTAAATCTACCCCCTCTGTTTTTAAAAGCTCCACGTATTGTTTAACCAAAGCGTTTTGAGGTTCTACTAGAATACGTACAAGGTCTTCTTTAGTCAGTGGTTTTAGCTCCACCCTTATAGGAAAACGTCCCTGCAGTTCAGGAATAAGATCGGAAGGTTTGGACATGTGGAACGCACCAGCGGCTATAAAAAGTATATGGTCAGTCTTTACGGGTCCATACTTGGTTCTAACTACCGTCCCCTCTACTATGGGCAAAAGGTCTCTTTGCACACCTTCCCGAGAAACACCTGGACCAACTCCGTGGGTCTTTATTGCTATTTTGTCTATCTCGTCAATAAAGATAATACCGAAATTTTCCGCCCTATAAACAGCCTCCGATGCTATCTCTTCCTGATCAATCAGCTTTTCAGCTTCTTCTTGCTCCAATATCTGCAGAGCCTCTTTAACCTTTACTTTTCTCCTTTTCCGTGGGGGCACCATGCCTCCCAGTAGGTTTCTGATTTGATCCTCAAGCTCCTCTAAACCCGGTGGGCCTATTATGCCCAATACGGGAGAAATTTTCTCCTGAACTTCTATCTCTATGACCCTGTCGTCAAATTCTCCCCTTCTGAGCTTTTCCCTAATGTAAGACCTATCGACCGCGCTTTGGGAGATCCTTGAGCCAAAACTAAGCTGTTGTGGTATTAGGTAATCAATTAACCTATCTTCTGCATTTTTCTTTGCCCTCTCTCTAACCTCCTGCATTCGTTCCTGTTTTACCATTTGGTAAGAAACTTCCACCAGTTCCCTAACCATAGACTCCACGTCTCTTCCCACATAACCTACCTCTGTGTATTTGGTAGCCTCTACCTTGATGAAGGGAGCTTTGATAAGCTGGGCTAACCTTCTTGCTATTTCTGTCTTTCCCACACCCGTGGGACCTATCATTAAAAGGTTTTTTGGTGCCACTTCATCTTTCAAATGGGGGGGGAGTTTCTGCCTTCTCCATCTGTTTCTTAAGGCTATTGCTACTGCTTTTTTTGCTTCCTCTTGTCCAACAACGTACTTACTCAGCTCTTCTACGATTTTCGTGGGTGTTAGCTCTTCTAAAGCAGGCAGTAATCCCTTTTCCATCAATCTCCTCCAGATTTTTCTTGTGTGTAAAGGTTTCTTATGAGATGGTCAAGATAGGTTTCCAGGTTTTCTGGAAATTCTTCCAGCAAAAACTCAATAGGAAAGACTCTTTTTATTACATCCATGGGAGGATTGCCCACACCTATAGCTGGTAGAATGTCCTTAGCACCTCTTCTGACAGCTTCGTCGTAAGCTAACTTGTAAGCTACTTTTAGCGCCTCCTCCACGTCCGAAAACCTATCTATTTCATCTCCCAGCTCATAAAGCACTATGTGTTTTGCATCCCTTTTAAAGCACTCCCAGTCTAATACCCTTTTAATGTAATACTTCCCTTCCAGTTCCATAAGCTCCACGCTGGAAAGATTGGGAAGCTCAAAGGTCACTATATAGTAGTCTATAAGCTCTCTGTCTGCGTATACATCTGGAAAAAAGAAAAGTTCCACGATATACATAATATAAAGCAAAAACGATAAAATGATTTTATGGTGCCAACCCATTGGTGGATTTCTGCGCAGAAGTATCTGCTAAATCCAAAGAAGGCTGAAGAGTCCTTTATGGAACTTTTAAAAAAGCATCCAGAACCAAAAACTCTCTTGGATTATCTAAACGAAAGGAGGTTTATCCTTCTTCTAAAACTTATGGACCAATCCGAATGCATACGAAAGTTTTTACTCAACCATCCTGAGGATTTTCAAAGGGCAATACCAGGTCTTTGGTATGTCTCAAAAAGAAAGGAGGATTACTTAAGGG
This window of the Thermocrinis sp. genome carries:
- the hslU gene encoding ATP-dependent protease ATPase subunit HslU, producing the protein MPALEELTPTKIVEELSKYVVGQEEAKKAVAIALRNRWRRQKLPPHLKDEVAPKNLLMIGPTGVGKTEIARRLAQLIKAPFIKVEATKYTEVGYVGRDVESMVRELVEVSYQMVKQERMQEVRERAKKNAEDRLIDYLIPQQLSFGSRISQSAVDRSYIREKLRRGEFDDRVIEIEVQEKISPVLGIIGPPGLEELEDQIRNLLGGMVPPRKRRKVKVKEALQILEQEEAEKLIDQEEIASEAVYRAENFGIIFIDEIDKIAIKTHGVGPGVSREGVQRDLLPIVEGTVVRTKYGPVKTDHILFIAAGAFHMSKPSDLIPELQGRFPIRVELKPLTKEDLVRILVEPQNALVKQYVELLKTEGVDLEFTQDAIEELASIAEDINNRVENIGARRLYTIMERLLEDISFNAPELCGQRIIIDSKFVRAKLIGLVKDMELSRYIL